The following coding sequences are from one Photobacterium angustum window:
- a CDS encoding GTP-binding protein, with product MLNTKDIRNIAIVAHVDHGKTSLVDQLLRQADALTRRESTQRLVMDCNAQEQERGITILSKVTAIDWKGVRINIIDTPGHADFGGEVERVIDMANAVLVIVDAVEGPMPQTRFVAQKAINKGLKLLVAVNKVDRPEAQPEKAIDQLYDLFVTLGADCEQLDFPAVSCSAKEAFAYDAFGVADTENGMAPLLDMLVDNVASPTVTVEQEPVIQIHQLDYSEYLGLIGIGRVISGSFHRGQKVAVNAPDEDARFCQIKEVYHQQGLSRVAVDYGVAGDIIALTGISDIAISDIVTSRGNHVELEALEIDTPTVSVKFSVNDSPFSGQEGKVLQSRELAERLYLEASHNVSLHVTEAEEAGVYEVSGRGELHLGVLIESMRREGYEFSVSRPTILMKSDAGKTQEPYEKCYVDCANEFMGKVIEEMAYRKAQFEHSQPLDNSHQRLLFLGPKRGLLGIRHTLLSLTEGSASIHKEDVGYGKKIVGDIGCRREGVLVSNGIGKALIYSLSSLQERGRLMINHGDQVYQGQIIGAASNDTDLWVNCRQGKNLVRMWRTVADKNYAMKAIMNFSLEQALTWINSDELIEVTPKAIRLRKAMYSY from the coding sequence ATGTTAAATACTAAAGACATTCGTAATATTGCGATTGTTGCTCATGTTGATCACGGCAAAACGTCACTTGTAGATCAACTATTAAGACAAGCTGATGCATTAACACGTAGAGAAAGCACACAACGATTAGTGATGGACTGTAATGCCCAAGAGCAAGAAAGAGGCATCACTATATTATCTAAAGTGACGGCTATTGACTGGAAAGGGGTAAGAATAAATATTATCGATACACCTGGACATGCTGATTTCGGTGGCGAAGTTGAACGTGTTATAGATATGGCAAATGCGGTACTTGTTATTGTTGACGCAGTTGAAGGACCGATGCCACAAACACGATTTGTTGCTCAAAAAGCGATAAATAAAGGTTTGAAACTATTGGTTGCAGTGAATAAAGTCGATCGTCCAGAGGCACAGCCAGAAAAGGCAATTGATCAACTTTATGATTTGTTTGTAACGCTAGGTGCTGATTGCGAGCAGCTCGATTTTCCAGCAGTATCATGTTCAGCGAAAGAAGCATTTGCCTATGACGCCTTTGGTGTGGCTGATACTGAAAATGGCATGGCGCCATTGTTAGACATGTTAGTTGATAATGTAGCTTCACCAACGGTAACCGTTGAACAAGAACCTGTTATTCAAATTCATCAACTTGATTACTCGGAATATCTTGGTTTGATTGGGATAGGGCGTGTTATATCAGGATCCTTTCATCGAGGTCAGAAAGTTGCGGTTAATGCGCCTGATGAAGATGCACGTTTCTGTCAGATCAAGGAAGTCTATCATCAACAAGGATTAAGTCGTGTTGCCGTTGATTACGGTGTGGCTGGCGATATTATTGCCTTAACAGGGATATCTGATATTGCGATTTCAGATATTGTTACTTCACGTGGCAATCATGTTGAGCTTGAAGCACTAGAAATTGATACGCCGACTGTTTCTGTGAAATTTAGCGTGAATGATTCTCCTTTTTCAGGACAAGAAGGTAAGGTATTACAATCTCGAGAATTAGCGGAACGCTTATATCTCGAAGCTTCACACAATGTTTCTCTGCATGTTACTGAGGCAGAAGAGGCTGGAGTATATGAAGTTTCAGGTCGTGGTGAATTACACCTTGGGGTATTAATTGAGAGTATGCGTCGAGAAGGGTACGAGTTTTCTGTATCTCGTCCGACGATCTTGATGAAATCCGATGCAGGTAAGACGCAAGAGCCTTACGAGAAATGTTACGTTGATTGTGCCAATGAATTTATGGGCAAGGTTATTGAAGAGATGGCTTACCGTAAAGCACAATTCGAGCATAGTCAGCCATTGGATAATAGTCATCAGCGATTATTATTCTTAGGCCCTAAACGTGGATTGTTAGGTATTAGACATACTTTACTAAGTTTGACTGAAGGTTCAGCAAGCATTCATAAGGAAGATGTTGGCTACGGTAAAAAAATCGTGGGAGATATCGGTTGTAGGCGTGAAGGTGTATTGGTCTCAAACGGTATTGGTAAAGCTTTAATATACTCTTTATCTTCGTTGCAAGAGCGAGGAAGATTGATGATTAACCATGGTGATCAGGTTTATCAAGGGCAAATTATTGGAGCTGCGTCTAATGACACCGATTTATGGGTGAACTGCCGCCAAGGCAAGAACCTCGTTCGTATGTGGAGAACAGTGGCAGATAAAAATTATGCCATGAAAGCCATTATGAATTTCAGTTTAGAGCAAGCGCTAACGTGGATTAATAGTGATGAACTGATTGAGGTAACGCCAAAAGCTATTCGTCTTAGAAAAGCGATGTACAGCTATTAG
- a CDS encoding SDR family oxidoreductase: MNKKTVFITGSNSGMGLSTAKLFAAKGYKVYGGVRNAETGEALKNNFTANDLTITPVICDVTNTNSVNSAIESIVKDSGKIDILINNAGYGLVSSVEEGTDEELILQYNVNVFGVFRTCRAVIPFMREAESGMIINVGSFLGKMGLPLLTHYNSSKYAVEGITDSLRYELSPFGIKVHTIAPGLFKTGFVKNGLKANTKTTSEDTPYAAQANNLLPQVVDMINNGPSPDLVADAILSVAEGKITDARVPVGEDSVYFSDTLNKQNQEEFETTVKNALSL, encoded by the coding sequence ATGAATAAGAAAACGGTATTTATTACAGGTTCAAATTCAGGTATGGGCTTATCTACAGCAAAACTTTTTGCGGCAAAAGGATATAAAGTTTACGGAGGAGTTCGTAATGCTGAAACTGGAGAGGCATTAAAAAATAATTTTACTGCTAATGACCTAACTATTACGCCGGTTATCTGTGATGTAACAAATACTAATAGTGTCAATTCGGCTATTGAATCTATTGTCAAAGATAGCGGTAAAATTGATATTCTCATTAATAATGCAGGTTATGGCCTCGTTTCTAGTGTTGAAGAAGGGACTGATGAAGAACTCATACTCCAATACAATGTAAACGTATTTGGTGTGTTCAGAACTTGTCGCGCAGTAATTCCATTTATGCGTGAAGCCGAAAGCGGTATGATCATTAACGTTGGCTCGTTCTTAGGTAAGATGGGGCTTCCACTGTTAACTCATTACAACTCAAGCAAGTATGCGGTTGAGGGCATTACTGATTCGTTACGCTATGAACTAAGTCCATTTGGTATTAAGGTTCATACTATCGCGCCAGGCCTATTCAAAACTGGGTTTGTAAAAAATGGGCTTAAAGCGAACACTAAAACAACAAGTGAAGATACGCCTTATGCCGCTCAAGCGAACAACCTTCTCCCTCAAGTTGTAGATATGATAAACAATGGACCTTCACCTGATTTAGTCGCTGATGCCATACTTTCAGTGGCCGAAGGTAAAATTACAGATGCACGAGTTCCTGTTGGAGAAGATTCTGTTTACTTCAGTGATACATTGAATAAGCAAAACCAAGAAGAATTTGAAACCACAGTTAAAAACGCACTTTCACTATAA
- a CDS encoding dicarboxylate/amino acid:cation symporter: MDKSLSTKIFVGLFAGLIIGTAIQYVFKDIALFDTYLLGAAEGAGGMFVSLIKLLVVPLVFVSIVCGIVELKDVKAFGRLGGKTFALYIINTIIAISAALAVGMIFQPGKGANLAGSVSESVKLTTTETPNIFDLVVNIVPSNPVQAFANGDMLQIIFMAILTGLAIQALDSRGGPAIRTFKVANEIMMKLVGLVMSLAPYGVFALMIQLGATLDSDTLLSVAGYVALVVSMLVFWIFIFYPMAVSIATGTSPKAFLRATREQVLFSLSTASSNATIPVTMRTLTEKLNVSKSVAGFGVPLGATMNMSGVSIYIALATIFVANAFGQPINSSDIVTLGLTILLLSVGAGGVPGGGIVMVGVLLNQLGLPAEGLAIVAAVDRINDMFCTSSNVVGDTAVNTIVAKTEGAIEEPVNAEVNPA; this comes from the coding sequence ATGGATAAATCGCTCTCAACAAAGATCTTTGTCGGTCTTTTTGCAGGTCTAATAATCGGCACAGCAATTCAATATGTTTTTAAGGATATCGCACTCTTTGATACTTACTTATTAGGGGCAGCAGAAGGGGCTGGGGGGATGTTTGTATCCCTAATCAAATTGCTTGTTGTACCTTTAGTTTTTGTGTCTATTGTCTGCGGTATCGTGGAGCTAAAAGACGTAAAAGCGTTTGGTCGTCTTGGTGGTAAAACTTTTGCGCTTTACATTATTAATACCATTATTGCGATCAGTGCAGCGCTAGCTGTAGGTATGATTTTCCAACCGGGTAAAGGCGCGAATTTAGCGGGAAGCGTGTCTGAATCCGTTAAACTGACAACAACAGAAACGCCTAATATCTTTGATTTAGTGGTGAATATCGTACCAAGCAACCCAGTTCAAGCTTTTGCTAATGGCGACATGTTACAAATCATCTTTATGGCAATTTTAACGGGGCTTGCTATTCAAGCACTAGATTCGCGTGGTGGTCCAGCTATTCGTACCTTTAAAGTGGCTAACGAAATCATGATGAAGCTGGTTGGCTTAGTAATGAGCCTTGCGCCATACGGTGTATTCGCGCTAATGATTCAATTAGGGGCAACACTGGATTCAGATACGTTGTTATCTGTTGCAGGTTACGTAGCGTTAGTTGTTAGCATGTTGGTGTTCTGGATTTTCATTTTCTATCCAATGGCAGTAAGCATTGCGACGGGCACATCACCTAAGGCATTTTTGCGTGCAACACGTGAGCAGGTTTTATTCTCGCTATCAACAGCAAGTTCAAACGCAACAATCCCAGTTACCATGCGAACCTTAACGGAAAAGTTAAACGTTTCTAAATCTGTTGCAGGTTTTGGTGTACCTCTAGGTGCAACCATGAACATGTCAGGTGTCTCTATTTATATTGCACTAGCAACCATTTTTGTGGCGAATGCATTTGGTCAACCTATTAACTCTTCAGACATTGTGACATTAGGTTTAACTATCTTGCTACTGTCTGTGGGTGCTGGTGGTGTACCGGGTGGCGGTATCGTGATGGTGGGTGTATTGCTTAACCAATTAGGATTACCAGCAGAGGGTTTAGCTATTGTTGCAGCTGTTGACCGTATTAACGATATGTTCTGTACGTCATCAAATGTAGTTGGAGATACGGCAGTAAATACCATTGTTGCTAAAACTGAAGGTGCTATTGAAGAGCCAGTAAATGCAGAAGTAAATCCTGCCTAA
- a CDS encoding trypsin-like serine protease translates to MNKTLITSALAVLPLLLSTPANADLKINGGSGATPKEFPYFTSVYKHFKYNDTSDVIVADFSCGGVIVAGHYLLSASHCFVENSTTGVPWWNGQDIGNQRPKKFSGGVVLNTVVDEDLIVGLEATDINRNKPKTYEQIINISGKNSKWTDSDWSSYFDIIVIDLAKYINKDFQLEKAVFLGNPESLQEEKKANVIGFGDTLCGQNGNCDKSDAASTHLLKTKTKLDTKCIGLKLEEYPEPLSYFVHYAQKDEYVCSKSLKYKLPTSKNKSEEGYSNANHGDSGGPIIITQHGNDFTYGITHVGTLVPYSHTTNKTVIYQTFSKDAMDVITQQINGWNAPTVVEVNDIAKDYNIMVQNLTVASVNLFASDELSSSDNITLDSDSDCNRLIKPFDVCHLTFNVNNEKDGFIKLGSLGSSLQVNVINKSKSDDLIPYDNDKIDDLIPYDNDKIDDLIPYDDDDNDNNNGGGGGSLNFIALFLLFATALLRKR, encoded by the coding sequence ATGAATAAAACTTTAATTACTTCTGCTCTAGCAGTTTTACCATTACTACTATCTACACCAGCAAATGCCGATTTGAAAATTAATGGTGGTAGTGGTGCGACACCAAAAGAGTTTCCATATTTCACCTCTGTTTATAAACATTTTAAATATAATGATACTTCTGACGTGATAGTTGCAGATTTTTCTTGTGGTGGTGTGATTGTTGCTGGTCATTATCTTTTATCTGCTTCTCATTGTTTTGTTGAAAACTCGACAACGGGTGTCCCATGGTGGAATGGGCAAGATATTGGAAATCAACGCCCTAAAAAATTTAGTGGTGGTGTTGTTTTAAATACTGTCGTTGACGAAGATCTTATTGTGGGTTTAGAAGCGACTGATATTAACAGGAATAAACCAAAAACTTACGAACAAATCATTAATATTTCAGGAAAAAATAGTAAATGGACAGATTCTGATTGGTCTTCATATTTTGATATTATTGTTATAGATCTAGCTAAGTATATAAACAAGGATTTTCAATTAGAAAAAGCAGTGTTTCTTGGTAACCCTGAATCGTTACAAGAAGAAAAAAAAGCAAATGTAATAGGTTTTGGCGATACATTATGCGGACAAAATGGTAACTGTGACAAGTCTGATGCAGCATCAACACATTTATTGAAAACAAAAACTAAATTAGATACTAAATGTATTGGACTTAAACTTGAGGAATATCCAGAACCATTATCTTATTTTGTACATTACGCTCAAAAAGATGAATACGTTTGTTCAAAAAGTTTAAAATATAAACTCCCTACAAGTAAAAATAAAAGTGAAGAAGGTTATAGTAATGCAAACCATGGCGATTCTGGCGGGCCTATAATTATAACACAGCATGGTAATGATTTTACTTATGGTATTACACATGTAGGTACACTAGTACCATACTCACATACGACAAATAAAACTGTTATTTATCAAACATTCAGCAAAGATGCGATGGATGTAATAACCCAACAAATAAATGGTTGGAACGCGCCAACTGTTGTTGAAGTGAATGATATTGCAAAAGATTATAATATTATGGTTCAGAATTTAACTGTAGCTAGTGTTAATTTATTTGCCAGTGACGAATTATCTTCTAGTGATAATATTACTTTAGACTCTGATTCGGACTGTAATCGCTTAATTAAACCTTTTGACGTATGTCATTTAACCTTTAATGTTAATAATGAAAAAGATGGCTTCATAAAGTTAGGCTCTTTAGGCAGTTCACTTCAAGTGAATGTTATTAATAAGAGTAAATCTGATGATTTAATTCCTTATGATAACGATAAAATTGATGATTTGATTCCATATGATAATGATAAAATTGATGATTTAATTCCATATGATGATGACGATAACGATAATAATAATGGTGGCGGTGGCGGCAGCCTTAATTTTATAGCTCTTTTTCTGCTATTTGCTACAGCTTTACTGCGTAAACGTTGA
- a CDS encoding DMT family transporter has translation MKPQYNNMLGAFLIIIATLSLTIKDSADKYLIQHGYHPVQMVFFRFAIPFVFMLIFMPKQTKTAILVTNGKLLIRSAMFLTCAVVSVISLKYIPLEIYIVIVQMSSVAYMLGGAIFFKETLTLPKIIATILGFIGVVVVINPTNVDGLHWVYLLPLLIAATTSGYNLITKTIDSKISLISVLINSFFILGSVATILLIIQPDIWKTPTLTALPYFLTIPIVTIVSQLCLIKAMNVAEASHVAPFFYFQILFSCVFGYWLFNEIPTTYTIIGAIFIVISGLIITYANYKPAWGKAKKQSINKLNSAP, from the coding sequence ATGAAACCTCAATACAATAATATGCTTGGCGCATTCTTAATCATTATTGCGACGCTATCACTTACTATTAAAGATAGTGCCGATAAGTATTTGATACAACATGGTTACCATCCCGTTCAAATGGTCTTTTTCCGCTTTGCTATCCCGTTTGTATTTATGCTTATCTTTATGCCAAAACAGACGAAAACCGCAATACTGGTAACCAATGGTAAATTATTGATCCGTTCTGCAATGTTCTTAACCTGTGCTGTAGTTTCGGTGATCTCTTTAAAATATATCCCTTTAGAGATCTATATCGTTATTGTACAAATGAGTAGTGTTGCGTATATGCTCGGTGGCGCCATCTTTTTTAAAGAAACTCTGACCTTACCAAAAATTATCGCGACAATCTTAGGCTTTATTGGCGTAGTCGTTGTTATCAATCCCACTAATGTCGATGGGTTACATTGGGTCTATTTATTGCCGTTACTTATTGCAGCAACGACCTCTGGCTATAACCTGATCACCAAAACTATCGACTCAAAAATATCTCTGATTTCTGTTTTAATTAACTCGTTTTTTATTTTAGGTTCAGTTGCAACAATACTACTAATTATTCAGCCTGATATTTGGAAAACACCAACATTAACAGCATTACCCTATTTTCTAACGATTCCAATTGTGACTATCGTGTCGCAATTGTGTTTAATCAAAGCCATGAACGTGGCTGAAGCCTCTCACGTAGCGCCATTCTTCTATTTTCAGATATTGTTTTCATGTGTTTTTGGCTACTGGCTTTTCAATGAAATTCCAACAACATATACAATCATTGGTGCAATTTTCATTGTAATATCAGGCTTAATTATAACTTACGCAAACTATAAACCAGCTTGGGGGAAAGCCAAAAAACAGTCCATCAATAAGTTAAATTCTGCACCATAA
- a CDS encoding acyltransferase family protein, which translates to MNRYDYLDNIKWFLTIIVILHHSAGVAGGKPVGYNLPSVEPSMVYQYDLLTLFQGFNQSYFMSLFFFISAYFVTSSLERKGQRLFIKDKFIRLGIPVLISLVVINPFIGNGFISNFADIFKSGNIDLGVTWFCWTLIVFSIVYSIFVSNKSQPEKRKNLAFPAVWIIIVFAFILIPLNYIFLYLQNVGGYNLMGFRSLGNFPAYIAMFYLGIQAYKYQWLDKLTVKHASVGICMWLFALITMFYLHAINSEYASSSYVLFRGFTAIGMSMCVLYVFKTFFNKNNDWTKWLSRTAFAAYVFQDIALYSVAKIYQPLMTQTPLINFFVVGIPSVIIAFALAGVICKTPKLKEIF; encoded by the coding sequence ATAAATAGGTACGATTACCTTGATAATATAAAGTGGTTTTTAACTATTATCGTTATTCTTCATCATTCTGCGGGTGTCGCAGGAGGGAAACCTGTTGGTTATAATTTACCAAGTGTAGAGCCATCTATGGTGTACCAGTATGATTTATTGACATTATTTCAAGGCTTTAATCAATCCTATTTTATGTCTTTGTTTTTTTTCATATCAGCTTACTTTGTAACATCGTCTTTAGAGCGTAAAGGTCAACGATTATTTATAAAAGATAAATTTATTCGATTAGGGATCCCAGTTTTAATCTCATTAGTAGTTATTAATCCATTTATTGGTAATGGTTTTATAAGTAATTTCGCTGATATTTTTAAATCTGGAAATATAGATCTTGGTGTAACATGGTTTTGTTGGACACTAATAGTTTTTTCTATTGTTTACTCAATTTTTGTAAGTAATAAATCTCAGCCAGAAAAGCGTAAAAATTTAGCATTCCCTGCTGTCTGGATAATTATTGTCTTTGCATTTATTTTGATACCTTTAAATTACATATTTTTATACTTACAAAATGTGGGTGGATATAATTTAATGGGCTTTCGTAGTTTGGGCAATTTCCCTGCTTATATAGCTATGTTTTATTTAGGTATTCAAGCCTATAAATATCAATGGTTAGATAAGCTAACCGTTAAACATGCAAGTGTAGGTATTTGTATGTGGCTGTTCGCATTGATTACTATGTTTTACTTACACGCAATTAATAGCGAATACGCTTCATCTTCATATGTGTTGTTTAGAGGCTTTACCGCTATCGGTATGTCAATGTGTGTACTTTATGTATTTAAAACTTTTTTCAATAAAAATAATGACTGGACTAAATGGTTATCTAGAACTGCCTTTGCTGCCTATGTCTTTCAAGATATCGCTTTATATTCTGTTGCTAAGATTTATCAGCCCTTGATGACGCAAACTCCGCTGATTAACTTTTTTGTCGTAGGTATACCAAGCGTGATCATTGCGTTCGCTTTAGCTGGTGTGATTTGTAAAACACCGAAGCTTAAAGAGATATTTTAA
- the hemB gene encoding porphobilinogen synthase: MTTTLTSPLKRIRRMRRSANMRDLVREHEFKLADLIHPIFIEETLTEEVPISTMPGISRIPETMLAEEVKTLYKLGIRYVMPFGISHTKDEIGSDTWNDDGLLARMVKTIKAACPDMMVIPDICFCEYTTHGHCGVYHDEHVLNDETLELLVKQSVTAARAGADMLAPSAMMDGQVKAIREGLDAAGYEHVAILAHAVKFASSFYGPFRTAVDCELTGDRKEYQMDCANGRQALQEALLDEEEGADILMVKPGTPYLDVVANLRRETHLPLAVYQVGGEYAGIKFAALAGALDEKRVVYETLTGFKRAGADLIVSYYTKQVAEWMAQDNP; encoded by the coding sequence ATGACTACTACACTAACTTCCCCATTAAAACGTATCCGTCGTATGCGTCGCAGTGCAAATATGCGTGATCTAGTTCGTGAACACGAATTCAAATTAGCCGATCTGATCCACCCTATCTTTATTGAAGAAACGTTAACTGAAGAAGTGCCAATCAGCACCATGCCTGGGATCTCTCGTATTCCTGAAACTATGTTAGCAGAAGAAGTAAAAACACTTTATAAGTTGGGCATTCGATATGTTATGCCTTTTGGTATTTCACATACCAAAGATGAGATCGGTAGCGATACATGGAATGATGATGGTTTACTGGCACGTATGGTAAAAACCATTAAAGCAGCATGCCCAGATATGATGGTGATCCCTGATATTTGTTTCTGTGAATACACTACGCATGGTCACTGTGGTGTTTACCATGACGAACATGTTTTAAACGATGAAACATTAGAACTATTAGTTAAACAAAGTGTAACGGCTGCACGTGCAGGTGCAGATATGCTTGCGCCATCAGCAATGATGGATGGACAAGTCAAAGCGATTCGAGAAGGGTTAGATGCTGCAGGTTATGAGCATGTGGCTATTCTTGCTCACGCTGTTAAGTTCGCCTCATCATTTTATGGCCCATTCCGAACTGCGGTTGATTGTGAATTAACAGGCGATCGCAAAGAATACCAAATGGATTGTGCTAATGGCCGTCAAGCATTACAAGAAGCATTACTTGATGAAGAAGAAGGCGCAGATATTTTAATGGTGAAACCTGGAACACCTTACCTTGATGTAGTTGCGAATCTTCGTCGCGAAACTCACCTTCCTCTTGCTGTTTACCAAGTAGGTGGAGAGTACGCTGGGATCAAATTTGCCGCCTTAGCAGGTGCTCTTGATGAAAAACGTGTGGTATACGAAACATTAACAGGCTTTAAACGCGCAGGTGCTGATTTAATTGTCAGTTACTATACCAAGCAAGTGGCTGAGTGGATGGCGCAAGACAACCCGTAA
- the nagE gene encoding N-acetylglucosamine-specific PTS transporter subunit IIBC has protein sequence MVNFAYFQRLGKALMLPIATLPIAALLLRFGQPDLLDITFIAKAGSSIFDNLPLIFALGISVGLSKDGSGAAALAGVVGYFILTQATTAINPDVKLGFFAGIIAGIISGHAYNYSYQAKMPDYLAFFSGKRLTPIVAGLCCLIMAIVCGEVWVYVQQGIDNFSGWIAHSGYIGDFIYGVLNRALIPLGLHYFLHSVFWFSLGECTKVSYELGSSLHQICLNPSVVSHLSIGQMVPNIDGSVITKIADITTRGDLNRFFAGDPTAGVYMAWAYPVMMGGLPGAALALTLASPKNKRKLVGGMLLSLAFTSFLTGITEPIEFSFLFIAPVLYGIHALLSGLSMVICNSLGILHGFGFSAGLIDFVLNWGLATKPWLLVPLIAAYFVIYFVIFYFVIKVFKLPTPSVDDDESKVSQEVGLNPVAYIEALGGESNIISVDACITRLRLGVNDCSLFDEEALKALGSKGVVRIGKKSAQVILGPKAESIANSIKATMN, from the coding sequence ATGGTCAATTTCGCTTATTTTCAACGATTAGGTAAAGCACTGATGCTGCCTATCGCGACATTACCGATAGCAGCGTTATTGCTGCGCTTTGGACAACCCGATTTGTTAGACATCACTTTTATAGCCAAAGCGGGTAGCAGTATTTTTGATAATCTTCCCTTAATCTTTGCTTTAGGTATTTCGGTAGGTTTATCAAAAGACGGCTCAGGTGCAGCAGCATTAGCAGGGGTTGTGGGTTATTTTATTTTAACGCAAGCGACAACGGCGATTAACCCTGACGTAAAACTAGGATTCTTTGCCGGTATCATCGCCGGTATTATTTCAGGGCATGCATACAATTACTCCTACCAAGCTAAAATGCCTGACTACTTAGCATTTTTCTCTGGGAAGCGATTAACCCCGATTGTTGCAGGATTATGCTGTTTAATTATGGCAATCGTATGCGGCGAAGTATGGGTATATGTGCAGCAAGGTATTGATAATTTTAGTGGGTGGATTGCTCATAGTGGTTACATTGGTGATTTTATTTATGGCGTATTAAATCGTGCGTTAATACCTCTAGGTTTACATTACTTCCTTCATTCTGTGTTCTGGTTCAGCCTTGGGGAATGTACTAAAGTCTCGTATGAGTTAGGCTCATCTTTACATCAGATTTGTTTAAATCCAAGTGTTGTTTCACACCTATCAATAGGGCAAATGGTACCAAATATTGATGGCTCGGTTATTACAAAGATTGCTGATATCACAACTCGTGGTGATTTAAACCGTTTCTTTGCTGGTGACCCAACTGCAGGCGTTTATATGGCTTGGGCATATCCAGTAATGATGGGTGGTTTACCGGGAGCAGCTTTAGCGCTTACACTCGCTTCTCCGAAAAACAAGCGTAAGTTAGTTGGCGGTATGTTGTTATCACTTGCCTTTACTTCATTCTTAACGGGTATTACAGAGCCTATTGAGTTTAGTTTCCTATTTATCGCGCCAGTTTTATACGGTATTCACGCACTGCTGTCTGGTCTATCCATGGTGATTTGTAATTCACTGGGTATCTTACATGGTTTTGGATTCTCAGCAGGATTGATTGATTTTGTTCTTAACTGGGGACTAGCAACGAAACCATGGTTATTGGTGCCATTAATTGCTGCTTATTTTGTGATTTATTTTGTGATTTTCTACTTTGTTATCAAGGTATTTAAATTACCTACACCTTCAGTTGATGATGACGAAAGTAAAGTATCACAAGAAGTAGGGCTTAATCCTGTCGCTTATATTGAAGCGTTGGGTGGCGAAAGTAACATTATCTCTGTTGACGCGTGTATTACACGACTTCGTTTAGGTGTGAATGACTGTAGTTTATTTGATGAAGAAGCCCTTAAAGCCCTTGGTTCAAAAGGTGTGGTGCGGATTGGTAAGAAAAGCGCACAGGTAATTTTAGGCCCTAAAGCGGAATCAATAGCTAATAGTATAAAGGCAACGATGAACTAA
- a CDS encoding helix-turn-helix transcriptional regulator, protein MKATLEKVPQRIGCSWRFKKIIEPVKEFSWHYHQKEFELLIHRNFRSRCHIGHYQGDFDQASMILIAPNVPHGIESIRTADNKDYETFVVWFKQDWIANMMFSCQELRKVDSLLKRAEKGLLFSPDTTQKVITIIETIDENHFDPINLLAALIHIFEALCQDKASQTLLSHNVENKNYDQCNKEKIERLCAFIDQHYAEPITLEDVANFICTSESTIHRLFEQHFNETFIQYLKKLRLNHASELLVSSSEPISHVAEQVGYRNQANFNRQFKQYKSMTPREYRRTYKLDAKV, encoded by the coding sequence TTGAAAGCGACATTAGAAAAGGTACCACAACGTATAGGCTGTTCATGGCGATTTAAAAAAATCATAGAGCCAGTAAAAGAATTTAGTTGGCATTATCATCAAAAAGAATTTGAGTTACTGATCCACCGTAACTTTCGCTCACGCTGTCATATTGGCCATTACCAAGGTGACTTTGATCAAGCCTCGATGATCTTAATTGCGCCTAATGTGCCGCATGGTATCGAGTCAATTAGGACAGCTGATAATAAAGATTATGAAACTTTTGTTGTGTGGTTTAAGCAAGACTGGATAGCTAATATGATGTTCAGTTGTCAGGAGTTGAGGAAAGTTGACTCGCTGCTAAAGCGCGCTGAGAAAGGTTTACTTTTTAGCCCAGACACTACCCAAAAGGTGATCACTATCATCGAGACTATCGATGAAAATCATTTTGATCCGATTAACCTGCTGGCCGCTTTAATCCATATCTTTGAAGCACTTTGCCAAGATAAAGCCAGTCAAACCTTGCTCTCCCATAATGTCGAAAATAAAAATTACGATCAATGTAATAAAGAGAAAATTGAGCGTCTCTGTGCATTTATCGATCAACATTACGCGGAACCTATAACACTAGAAGATGTAGCTAACTTTATTTGTACCAGCGAAAGCACTATTCATCGCTTATTTGAACAACATTTCAATGAAACGTTTATCCAATATCTTAAGAAACTCCGTTTAAACCACGCATCAGAATTATTAGTATCAAGTAGTGAACCAATTTCTCATGTCGCAGAACAAGTCGGTTATCGAAATCAAGCCAATTTTAATCGTCAGTTTAAACAATATAAAAGTATGACTCCGCGAGAATATCGGCGTACTTATAAACTTGATGCTAAGGTATAA